In the Helianthus annuus cultivar XRQ/B chromosome 11, HanXRQr2.0-SUNRISE, whole genome shotgun sequence genome, one interval contains:
- the LOC110890095 gene encoding SAGA-associated factor 11 isoform X2: MSAPDDNITSDHTQLASHFFGELLDSVIMDVASECHRIARLGLDRNLDDEEEELRLSAEARARIADPSNSEVNSKYVVDIFGQTHPAVAAEIFDCMNCGRSIVAGRFAPHLEKCMGKGRKARVKATRSSTAAAAHNR; encoded by the exons ATGTCTGCTCCTGATGACAATATCACGTCTGATCATACACAG CTTGCATCACACTTCTTTGGTGAACTTCTAGACTCTGTGATAATGGACGTTGCATCTGAGTGTCATCGAATTGCAAGATTAGGGCTTGACCGTAATCTAGATGATGAGGAAGAAGAGTTGAGGTTATCTGCAGAAGCAAGGGCCAGAATAGCAGATCCAAGTAACAGTGAAGTAAATAGCAAATACGTGGTTGACATATTCGGTCAAACACATCCTGCTGTAGCTGCTGAAATATTTGATTGCATGAATTGCGGCCGATCTATTGTTGCTGGAAGATTTGCTCCTCATTTAGAGAAATGCATGGGGAAG GGAAGGAAGGCGCGAGTTAAAGCAACAAGAAGTAGTACTGCTGCTGCTGCTCACAACCGGTAA
- the LOC110890095 gene encoding SAGA-associated factor 11 isoform X1 yields the protein MYANQVRNTDCRRIMSAPDDNITSDHTQLASHFFGELLDSVIMDVASECHRIARLGLDRNLDDEEEELRLSAEARARIADPSNSEVNSKYVVDIFGQTHPAVAAEIFDCMNCGRSIVAGRFAPHLEKCMGKGRKARVKATRSSTAAAAHNR from the exons ATGTATGCTAATCAG GTAAGGAATACTGATTGTAGGAGAATCATGTCTGCTCCTGATGACAATATCACGTCTGATCATACACAG CTTGCATCACACTTCTTTGGTGAACTTCTAGACTCTGTGATAATGGACGTTGCATCTGAGTGTCATCGAATTGCAAGATTAGGGCTTGACCGTAATCTAGATGATGAGGAAGAAGAGTTGAGGTTATCTGCAGAAGCAAGGGCCAGAATAGCAGATCCAAGTAACAGTGAAGTAAATAGCAAATACGTGGTTGACATATTCGGTCAAACACATCCTGCTGTAGCTGCTGAAATATTTGATTGCATGAATTGCGGCCGATCTATTGTTGCTGGAAGATTTGCTCCTCATTTAGAGAAATGCATGGGGAAG GGAAGGAAGGCGCGAGTTAAAGCAACAAGAAGTAGTACTGCTGCTGCTGCTCACAACCGGTAA